The genomic interval ttaaatttagtgtTAAATCAACACTAAAAGACTACTATTtgaacactatttttttttttcaattccaaccataatactaaaaatatattcattattattatattatattattaatataataagaatattttaattcatataattatttattttttcttaaaactattatttaattattaaaaactaaaaattatatatataacaaaaaaaaaattgccgtGGACTATAATGTCCACTATTATTAATGGGACACTGTAGATCCTCATAAAAATAGGTTAAATAATAGAGTTTGGTTGGAGTGAAAAGTGAAAAAAATCACACTATATATAACATTATAGTGTTAGGTTGGTGATGCCAATACTGATATAGTATCAATATTATATTTGCAAAATACATAGTTCGGCCAATCTTTTAACAAAATACTGAGACTACCTAGGGGCGTATTTTTCCCCTTAGAATATTATAGGTTGAATATTAATATTACTTCCGTGGATAATATATAATAGATACTAGAGAGTATAtatagttaataataataatacttttctatataattaatatgataTCATAATTATTATTGCTTTTCAAAAGAGTATTTTTATTCAAGCCATAGATTTTTCGATGAGACTTGAGACTAAGCTTTTTCATGTGCAAAAGTCAAATTAGCGTCACTAGCTAGCTACTCACACCAATTTCATCACAATCATGTATATTTTTGTCCAGACTTTATTTTTAGGTCACCCATTATatctatctattctatatatatataaattttaagggCATTcccaacattttttttattctatcaTTTAAAATACTCAAAAATTTCTCAAGGAAAGTACATACCAAAACATCAAATCAAACATACCCTTTAGCAAGCTTCTCTCTTTAGGGttttttctctcttcttcttgagTTAAGGTTTCTTTTCCATTTCCTTCCTCTTTCTCGACTAGGGACCCAGCTGTCGGCCTGCCGTGCGTCTGGTGTTCTCTAGCCGAGAGGGAGTTAGGGATGGCGATTCTTATGGCCATAGATCTCTACTCTTCGGAAGTGGGGAAGCTACTGGTTAGGGGCAGGCTTTCATGGAGACGCCTTTGGTGGGAGATCGATGGGTTTGGGGCTCTGTGGTCTACAGCGGTGGGGCTCCGATGGGGAACATCATCCTTGCTCGACCGATGTTGTTGGTTTTGGGGCTTCGTGGTCTACAATGGCAGATGTTCGTTGGAAGCTACGGAATTTGCAGCAGAGGGTCTTCGTTGGGGACTGTAACCCAGCTTGCTCAGCCAACGTAACTGGTTTTGGTCCCCTGCCTTTTCTATTAGGTTTTGGGGACGAGTTGTGGTGGTTTGGCGGCCCGATGTCGATCCTCCTCCGTCATCGAAAGTTTGTTAGTGGCCGCATGTTTCTTCATTTCTCGTTGTTGTGGAGTCTTTggttatgtttttatttttctattgatattttctttaaatctTCGACTGTTTTTAGTCTTGATGTTTTATTTTGGTTTCTTGCTTTTCCTTTTTGGTCCAGTTATGGACATTCTCTTGTTAGAGATTTAGGGGTTTGTAtccttgattttttttctttacctTCCATCTATAGTGGTATGGTACTTTACAATGACTTTGACTACTATGAATGTAGGTCAGTCTTTAGGCCTTGTTGCCGTTTGCTCGCCTGTATATCGGGATTGATTTGCTTTTGCTTATCGTTGAGCAGTGTAATGGACTTTGTCTTTTGTTCCTTTGTTGAATGAAATCATTGATCCTTccctcaaaaaaaattattcaaaatacatCATTAAAACTCTACTTTCTTCATTTCACATCATACTTTTATATCCtcatacaaaaataattatcaaaatctgaataaataaataaaatatgtttagagCAATGAATAGTATTCTATAAATGTAGAGCATGAAtagtgtattttaaaaaaatttaaaatgaagaaaaaatttaGAGTATCTGCTATAACGTATTTTTAGTacgattttttaaattttttaaaaattctataTTTTAGAGAAGCTATTGTAAGTGCTCTTAGAGGATCTCTAATGGTGACATTCTTTAAAATTGTCAAAAACCTCCATAtcacttaaaaatatattattttatctcTTTCACATTATTTTTGTCATGCCCCAGCCCTATGTAATATTCATAATTTGAGTGGTCAAATGTCACACTTTGATTCTTGTAGGAAGATAAAGCctataaatgattttttttttaatttatattacaaaatacttatttaaaaataataaattaactcCTATATtgataagaaaatattagtaacaaaatcaggaccactcattaatataaaagaataacaatatCCCCACATTTATGTATAGTCACCGAATAGAgacaataaaataccaaaataatatctagcatccatcattcttcatttctaactagtacatagTTGATTTAAGTCACCCATACCATCCATTCCAActtaaatacaaaaattaatttcattggaAGTCTAATAAGTAgaataagactaaactaataatGATTTTCTTCCTCAACAGTATcatcctcatccactagcatcaaacTGAGTCCCTGGAAGGGGAGAAAATGgggggtgagcttataaagcccagaagaaaaataactaatatcaaaggactcttggtttaataaaaatttctgcatggttagcttttaaaaaataaaatatctcatcaccattatcaaaatgtataaacagagaccacaaataattacaaaatcaagcatcaaatgcatatcacaccgtccactagatccctagctctcaataccCTTCATAGAAAACGACATTCAAAATTGGGTAGTCGCACCTGATAACCACCATAATACCGAGACTCAGATTCAATTCACTTcctgtacagattctaggtctttcacctaggtgagtgcacacctgatctacctatgatgCACATagactaggtcgtgaaacaaTAATATGCATCGAACCtgatcaacatggctctcatcaGTATAATCAAAGCAaacaaataataagaataacaaaagaatatatttctttttattttttagaaaatacggCTGCATAACGACTGCATTTTGAATAAGCTCAAAAATCATAACATATGCACAAAAATATGTTTGGCACTCCGTGCCCAATAATTCAGAAAAATGtgcagattaagttttcaatttttcaaacaatttacaaatcataaaaattagaaaatgtcTAATGTTATTCAAcacatataaaaatcaagtccaataatcaagttgagtcTCTACCTCTCCCAAGTCGTCAAACTTTGTCCAAAAGACGATCTTAAGCTCTCAAGTCCCGAGCTCCAATTATTTAGTTCAATCTTAGATATCACTCTCACTTATATCATCAAATGGCTAAATAATTATCATCTTAGATGTTACTATTGGTTTATTTTGTGTTCTAAAATAATCCAATATTAAtatctctaaaaattattagaataataataaaaaataaaaaagagaagatATAAAGAATGATATAATATGAGATTCTTctgtgatattttttttcattctaataataatcattaattaaaaaaagaaaaaatatatttatctcATCAAACATCTTTTAATGAGGTgctcttataattttaaaatgtcaTCCTCATGATCATCACTTCAATCTATTCAACCCAAAAGCCATAAAAGGGTTTTAAACAGCtaggatttttttaaaatgcaaATAATAGGAAGGTAGagatattattttttggaaTGAAGACAAAGATTAGGGTTGAGGGGCCATTTTGGTGTAGTACTGGCTAGATAAGTATCCAACGGTAACTCACTATTTTGTCTGTAATATATTGttttacatataataataatgatattcAAAACACACTTGGCATAGAAACCAAACAATGAGACCATTTACACATGCCAACTTTGAAATATTGCAACAATGTGACCCTACAAATTCCAATAATACTTccaccaaaaaataaaaagaaaaaaatccaaTAATACGTCTTATACTTATATGAAACACCCACATTGCCTCACTTTCTTCTGCCATTgcccaaaaaaaagaaaaaagcacTTGTTACCATCAAAtactatatgtatttatattacAATGAAATTATTGAAATTTAAATTGTCATATTAATTTTCAGGCAATTGCACCGAAAATTATCAATAACAACACCACATATACATATCTTACCAcattaaattatacatatacatatacatataattatcaTGGAGAAATTTTTGTTATCATATAATTATTTCTATGAAAATTTCATTTTGTTAATGTTTATATGAGTAATTTCTTCTAGTTGTTTATATTCAAAAGTAaaagaaatagtgtttttaattatttaaagtgtGAGCTTGAtgaaccatttttttttttttgtaattgttAAATTGAATGAgttccattttaaaatatatatatatatatataaattctgAACTCCAGATTTGACCTGATCAACCCTGAGCACCACATATAACTCAATCAATGTAAACATTATTCTTCGAAAAATACagcataattttttaaaaaaagaaaataaaaatcaaaatgtatgacAACTGACCCTACAATTTAAGTGCCACTACACTAGCACCACAAATCCACAAAGGCTCCTCTAATTCTAAACTCAATCATCTTtgggtatttttttgtttttgtttttttttttttcttgtatttgggCTTTATTTTTCATGTGACACATGTCATAAATCAAGGTGTTACGTTTGGTAGTTGTGTCACAAGATCTTCAGACACCAGAACACAGTTCTATCTTGGCCCATAACATTTCCAATCAAATATGGCCCATTATCTATACATGTAGGCCACCGCCACAATTAaaacaattttctttttttttttcagacaaaaattacaacaatattacatagtaaatatttatttatttatattttcaatttttttttgaataatgaaGATAATCTAATCTGTATGTATGCATGTGAAAGAGGAAGATGAAGAGAAAGGGGTGGCATGTGAAGGCGGTGAATTAGCACGTGACTGACCAACGGTCGGTTCAGGTAATCGTGGCAGTGACCGTTGGAGCatttaattttctctttttatttttttaatattagttatttctttaactcaaaaaaaaaaaatattagttatttcTTTCCTCATTTTCAACTTTATTATTAGAAGAAACGactttataagaatatttttcatatTCAATTGTTATGGTTGGcctttctttctttcattaATTTCCTACTTtctaaaaaatagtaaataattataataatttcttttcttttttgaaaggaATAAAACTCAAAAGTACAAtaataattgattttatttattattatgaagATATTTGCATCCAAAAGCCACCACAACTAATTTGCTTCTTccacaatatataataaataaaagataagaTTATAGGGTTACTTCATTTTATAGCTAGTCAAGGTCATATTATTTCAGTATAATAAATGAtatggaattattttaataatatatattatcatgTAACGTATATAACATGCATTATTAAAGTACGTAGAAAATTAATACCACGTACGTGTACTTCGATTATATTAACTTTTGCTTTTAAAACatgttttgatatttttctttctagGGGGAGTCTTAATTTTACTATGATTATGTATTATTACAATAAACTAGTAAACAATCAATCGTTGTTTCGTatagattataattttaaatacatCGAAcgtaattaatataattaagctTGTCTTGTGATGAATACTTATTACTAATCGATTCTTCACATCTAAGTATTACTTCAATATTTTGTAATTGAAtaaattttatgttttgtgtaatttataaaaaatatatattattactacAATATTTTCAAttcattcatttttttattaaactttctttttaaaaaaaaaaatacataaaaaggCTTGCACTGTCCAtgatatataaacatattttttttaaaagaaaaaagtaaaataatgtatttttaaaaaataaatttatgttacagatttttttttctgtacCTCATTCATATCATATATAGTCAAATACTCAAATGGCATGGATTTATATTGtcgaggaaaaaaaaaaggtaacataaatttatattgtcataaattgtttctcaaacaataaaaagaaaagtcaCAAACTAATATATGAGTTAGCACAATTTTTATAAATTGCACTTGCGAGTCATGAAAAAAATGTTAATAATTGGTGTGCATAACTCTAATTAAATAACGtatgattataaatatatataattatataaacgaCAATtgtttttttcaaataataaaaattacttcCAAGCACAAAATACATACCAAATGGCAAATGCATATTTAAAACTCAACGAAGATAGTGAACTCAATTTATACATAAAAAGAACTAAGATAtcactattttatattatttatttatcttataaACTTAACTAGATTAATATAATTACCTCTTCAAATTGTCAATAAATtcattttgtatataaataaaaaatcattttattttttctagacTTTAATGAAGTTTATTAAATCATAGAGAACTCACTGTTATTAATTAGTGatacaaaattgaaaaaaaaaaaaccataattaattagtgatacaatttttttttaaaaaaaaataaataaaaagacttAAATTTGTTACTGCATTATCCGTACAACTTATTCACGCACAACGATATGTGGGCGCGTGCATTTGATGCTTCCCCTAATGTGtacagaaagaaaataaaaatggcaTTAACTATTCATCTTTCTCTCTTTATagcatttttaaaaatatatattaaaaataaggtAGTTGCCATGAAAGCCCTTCTTCCCAACCCCAAACTATCCCATCTCATGTCTATGTACGGACCCAAAAATAACTGGGCCCCAAATCACGTGCTCCCTATTTCCCAAACTACCCTCCCATTTTTCCACAAACTACAATATCACATTCATGTatgtaataatagtaataataataataataataataataatccgtATGTGCATATAATATATACCAAATACAAAAACACTCTTTCCTTTCCTTTTCAtcttgttttcaaaaaacaagaaaaacaaaaacaaaacaaattattAGAAGGAAGATAGCGAAAACACGCTCTCATATCATAACACCTCGTAGTTTTGTCTCTCAAAAGATCAAAAAcgttttttattcatttttgtttatatttttcttcttcttttgtcaGAATATAATGTATTATTATGTATGTaatgtatattttttctttttcccaatAGGAGAAATTGGAACCCGTTATCTCTTTTCCCAAATtccaagaaaattaaataagaataataagaataataactCCCCTATCCTTTTATCTATTTCAGTCTAtctacaacttaaatatttatttttcttaaaaggagagtttttctttttttccttctcCAGTCCCAGACCACCTAAGCCAAACCTATCTTCCCAATTCACCGCTCttgcaaaaaatatatacaaataataaaaagaaaaattactcTTGAATTTTCCTAAACGGCATCGTTTTAACGGTGGTAATATGAATAGAATTAATAGGATGTGCTGTCCCACACCTAGCTCAACAGAAGCATCTTCTGATTGGTGCTCACCTTCCCAAACACGGGTCCCACAAACGgactttttgttaaaaaaaacagTGCACACGTGCGCTCTGGTAATGGGCATTTTCGTAATTTGAGTAAACCAAATACTAAATAAACTAAAGAGGAATTAAACccaataagaaaagaaaatattgtGTAATATACATGGAATAAtgagttgtaaataaataatgttttcagcaaaaaattaacaaataataataaacaaaagaaTTACATAACTATGTTTAAAAGGATAATAAAAGAGACGAAATAGTCTAGTGaaatttacttttattatttaattatatattaattataattatcttactTGTAATAAATTTGAACTTTTGGtcgtttttctttctttttttaattaatattacaaTTTTTCTGTTGTGGTAGTACAACCCCATTCCCCCATGTATTCCGAATTTTTCAACCTtaggggaaaaaaaaaaaaaaagcaaaacccaaggccttcagtaaaaattaaaattaaaaaaatgatgcCGGTTCGGTGGTACTATGACCGAGAAACCGATTCAGCCAGTTTACCGATTCGTTCCACGAGTTCTGGTGAGAGTTTCTTAACCGGTTTCTTCCCCTTTTCCGGTCGAAAATCAAAACCAAGAGCATCCGAAACCTCTTCGGAGCTCCAACCCGCTTTTCGAAGTGAATCCGAGAACCGATCCGCTTTCAGCAGTAGAGCGTCGAGTACGGCCTGATTATCGACCAACACCATCTCCCCTTCGAAGAACCCAGAAGCCGAAACCTCCATTATTTCCGTTATATCCGATTCGTTCCACCCACCTTGTCTCAAAACGGATCCTATTTGCTCCACGTATTCGTCGACCCATTTCGGAATTTCCGACTTCGGCATATCAAAGAATCTCTCCGgcgaagatgaagaagaagacgacGAGTTTCTCCTGCGACGATCGACTGCAGCGTCACTCCAAAACTCGACCCATCTCGGTGTTCTTGCACCGGAGGAAAGCCCCGTGTCTAAACTTCTCCGGGAGAAATTCGTAGACGACCCGGCTGATTTTTCGCTCACGGATCTTTGTTTCTTGAGGACCCGAGGATCCGAAGATTCGGAGCTCCGAAATAGAGACTCGCGTTCGAAGAAATCTGAAAGATCCAGACCACAACAGAAGATACGATTCTCATCGACGAAGAAAATCGGATTACCTGCAAGAGAAGGGTTGCAAGGAATGTAACAATGGTTGAAGATTGGTATCAGAAGCGGAGCTCTCTTCAAAGCAGTTCTCGCAACCCGCAAAGCTTTTTCCGGGTCGGATGGTCTCGGGCCCCACGATTTAGACCAGAGGGTATTCCGAGCTATCTGGAATGAAATCGCGGCGATGGGTAGGTCAAGCGAAGCCCGAAGATGGAGCCGAGCACCGGGAGCTCGCCAGTCCGGAAAACCCGGTCCGACGGGTAACCCAGCGGAGAGGACTGCTCGGAGATCAGGTGGGAAAGCGAAGCCAAACTCAGCTTCTGCACGAGCGAACTCGGCGTCCGAGAGACCCGGTTGGACCTGGACACCGGAATTCCGGAGATGGGTTATGACATTCTGGGCCAATGAAGAGAATGAGAGGAGGCCATTTCGTACTGGAAGCGATGCCGTGGCGGTTGTAGTGGTTGTTGGGGCAGCTGCGGCTCGAGCCGATAAGCGACGGAGGCCGGCTACGTGAGCCGGGTTTAGACCGGTCATTCTCCGGTCGACGTCGACCATTGTGGTAGAGAGAGGCAAAGGTATTAATAAGtttgaaactcttttctttgTTTCTCCCAATTGCTTAAAACTCTTGAAAAGGGTCTGTGACTGTGTGTGTCTCAGGCTTAGTGAAGTGAAAAAATGGGCAGAAAAATTaatcaaaagaaagaaagagtgaGAAACTCTAAGAAAGAGAGAGCCttttagagaagagagagagtctTTTGTTGCGTAAACAAAGGTTTGGATTTTATAGCTGTGAATTAGTGGGGTCCACTCTAAGATTTTCATTCATTTACTTTTAAATCACTAAATTACGAGTATGGGTGGCAATATTGACGAACACAACTCCATATTTAGGTATTTGAGGTAGTGGTGTTTGGGTTTGGGTGGTCCggttttttatctttttttttcaagCCAACTCACACatgttatttttctaatttcttaaacCGCACCCGCATTGTGAAACTAAAAATCCGCGAAAACCGTACCGCAAAAAATAATGTGGTGCGGTgcgatttttgtggtttttgcGGTTTGcaatcacaaatacaacaaaatttGAGCAATACTTGTCAAAATACCATAagacttaaaaataaatatgaaaaaaaaaattaagtttcaataatacaataattagtgggttttgggttggacattcacatattggacctaactaaatataaaaattggtatttttataatgtgcggtgcggtttgaactgtatattaacaattcaaaactgcAAACCGCACTGCACCACGTgatttaggaaaaattcaaactgtgaccgcaccgcaaagaatttcaatCGCATTTTTTTTACGGTGCGGACAGTTTGAGCGGTTTAaacggtttgatgaacacccctagtttgAGGAAATACGAAAATTACAAGAGtgggtaattaattatatttttgaagctacttgatatattatttacattattcacctgttgtatttttattaatatatttaaattaatttttttatttgaataaattaaaaattatctactttacttaacacttaattaaatttaaatatttatttatagttgtgaactaaatttaaatatttatactataaattacttattttatttataacatATTGTGTTTGTATCAgttattcaaaataaatttaaatattttatatgacACAATAACAATACGAAATTTATTTGAGTTGTGTTCgtgtattataatttttttgtattacAAGTTGTGTTCGAATCAACAGTTTTTCGATAAACTTAAAACCTCAACACGACCTAAACACAACACATCAACACGAATTATCACTCGAGTAAGTCTACAATACACCCAATATAAATACATTTTGGTACAactgttttattatttaaaaaagattttaatcTAGTTTTTTATTTCATAACATATGTTCTAGTAGAAAAGTCTAAATAGTTGATAATGTCGAAAATATGACTTGAATATTTTGCTACACGtgattatttttatatacatagtAAATAACTATTTGAATTGTTAAAAATACtgcaattattgagaattttccaacaaattatagaatattctaaataattacaaaagaaaaaaaaaataaaaataaaaagtatactGAAACATTCATTTTCTTGGGAATAATAcctatttttttcataaattggtTTATCCttaacaaatataaaaataaaactaacccTTGATTTGTTTGAATGAAAATCACTAATTAAGATAACTACTATTTTACATTACAATACAAAACATCCCCAATTATTtctccaataagaaaaaaaaaagttatttatttattaaagttaTGGATCCTTTTTTACTGTTTTTGTTAAGAGTTAGATCAATCAATCAACGGTTGTTTGTTGTAtgtagtaaataaa from Cannabis sativa cultivar Pink pepper isolate KNU-18-1 chromosome 4, ASM2916894v1, whole genome shotgun sequence carries:
- the LOC115714956 gene encoding uncharacterized protein LOC115714956 — encoded protein: MVDVDRRMTGLNPAHVAGLRRLSARAAAAPTTTTTATASLPVRNGLLSFSSLAQNVITHLRNSGVQVQPGLSDAEFARAEAEFGFAFPPDLRAVLSAGLPVGPGFPDWRAPGARLHLRASLDLPIAAISFQIARNTLWSKSWGPRPSDPEKALRVARTALKRAPLLIPIFNHCYIPCNPSLAGNPIFFVDENRIFCCGLDLSDFFERESLFRSSESSDPRVLKKQRSVSEKSAGSSTNFSRRSLDTGLSSGARTPRWVEFWSDAAVDRRRRNSSSSSSSSPERFFDMPKSEIPKWVDEYVEQIGSVLRQGGWNESDITEIMEVSASGFFEGEMVLVDNQAVLDALLLKADRFSDSLRKAGWSSEEVSDALGFDFRPEKGKKPVKKLSPELVERIGKLAESVSRS